From a single Cupriavidus taiwanensis LMG 19424 genomic region:
- a CDS encoding FKBP-type peptidyl-prolyl cis-trans isomerase, which produces MQTTPSGLQYEDTTVGAGAEATAGKHVTVHYTGWLYENGQAGRKFDSSKDRNDPFVFPLGAGHVIRGWDEGVQGMKVGGVRRLVIPADLGYGARGAGGVIPPNATLLFEVELLAV; this is translated from the coding sequence ATGCAAACTACGCCCTCTGGCCTGCAATACGAAGACACCACCGTCGGCGCAGGCGCCGAAGCCACCGCCGGCAAGCACGTCACCGTGCACTACACCGGCTGGCTGTACGAAAACGGCCAGGCCGGCCGCAAGTTCGATTCGAGCAAGGACCGCAACGACCCCTTCGTGTTCCCGCTGGGTGCCGGCCATGTGATCCGCGGCTGGGACGAAGGCGTGCAGGGCATGAAGGTGGGCGGCGTGCGCCGCCTGGTGATCCCCGCCGACCTGGGCTACGGTGCGCGCGGCGCCGGCGGCGTGATCCCGCCGAACGCGACGCTGCTGTTTGAAGTGGAACTGCTGGCGGTCTAA
- a CDS encoding ankyrin repeat domain-containing protein codes for MTRPATRTRRQALNELLGLVGLLMGGGLLAAQGGQTLAARPAGGASSPTAAGPSRSPATQAPARRDAIGTLDRNLITAASAGDQALVSRLLAAGASARAADERGHSALLAAVQNHRTEVARTLLLAGADVNLKDADANSPFLLAAATGQADMVRLALAHGADLASTDRYHGTALIAASQQGHVEVVKLLLKAGIAVDHVNDLGWTALLEAVILGDGSARYEDTVQLLLDAGADANLPDREGVTPTRHARERGYKTMVKMLMRVRGH; via the coding sequence ATGACGCGCCCCGCCACCCGCACCCGCAGACAAGCACTCAATGAGTTGCTGGGGCTGGTGGGCTTGCTGATGGGCGGCGGCTTGCTGGCGGCGCAGGGCGGCCAGACCCTGGCGGCACGTCCGGCGGGCGGCGCCTCCAGCCCGACCGCGGCGGGCCCGTCGCGCAGCCCCGCAACGCAGGCGCCGGCACGCCGCGACGCCATCGGCACGCTCGACCGCAACCTGATCACCGCCGCCAGCGCCGGCGACCAGGCGCTGGTGTCGCGCCTGCTGGCAGCCGGCGCCTCGGCCCGCGCCGCCGACGAACGGGGCCACAGCGCGCTGCTGGCGGCCGTGCAGAACCACCGCACCGAGGTCGCGCGCACGCTGCTGCTGGCCGGCGCCGACGTCAACCTGAAGGATGCCGACGCCAACAGCCCGTTCCTGCTGGCGGCAGCCACTGGCCAGGCCGACATGGTCCGGCTGGCGCTGGCGCATGGCGCCGACCTCGCCAGCACCGACCGCTACCATGGCACCGCGCTGATCGCGGCCAGCCAGCAGGGCCATGTGGAAGTGGTGAAGCTGCTGCTGAAGGCCGGCATTGCCGTCGACCACGTCAATGACCTGGGCTGGACCGCGCTGCTGGAGGCGGTGATCCTCGGCGACGGCAGCGCGCGCTACGAGGATACGGTGCAGCTGCTGCTGGATGCGGGTGCGGACGCCAACCTGCCCGACCGCGAAGGCGTGACCCCGACGCGCCATGCGCGCGAACGCGGCTACAAGACCATGGTGAAGATGCTGATGCGGGTGCGCGGGCATTGA
- a CDS encoding pyridoxamine 5'-phosphate oxidase family protein, whose amino-acid sequence MTPHAITTLAELEALYAQPAAPSLSKEVDYLHPHYRAFIEAAPFCLLSTVGQDWAECSPRGDAPGFVQVLDERTLLLPDRRGNNRIDSLRNIVADPRVGLLFVIPGINETIRVNGTAQISVDPALVARCVVEGKAPTTVLVITVQAVFFQCARALIRSRLWAAQSQVARQSLPSNGEILATLSGNAIDGAAYDRELPERQRTTLY is encoded by the coding sequence ATGACCCCGCACGCCATCACCACGCTGGCCGAACTGGAAGCGCTCTACGCGCAACCGGCGGCGCCCTCGCTCTCCAAGGAAGTCGATTACCTGCACCCGCATTACCGCGCCTTTATCGAGGCGGCACCGTTCTGCCTGCTGTCGACGGTCGGCCAGGACTGGGCCGAATGCTCGCCGCGCGGCGACGCCCCCGGTTTCGTGCAGGTGCTGGACGAGCGCACGTTGCTGCTGCCGGACCGGCGCGGCAACAACCGCATCGACAGCCTGCGCAATATCGTTGCCGATCCGCGCGTGGGCCTGCTGTTCGTGATTCCCGGCATCAACGAGACCATCCGCGTCAACGGCACCGCGCAGATCAGCGTGGACCCCGCGCTGGTCGCGCGTTGCGTGGTCGAGGGCAAGGCCCCGACCACGGTGCTGGTGATCACGGTGCAGGCGGTCTTTTTCCAGTGCGCCCGCGCGCTGATCCGCTCGCGGCTGTGGGCCGCGCAGTCCCAGGTCGCGCGCCAGTCGCTGCCCAGCAACGGCGAGATCCTGGCCACGCTGAGCGGCAATGCCATCGACGGCGCCGCCTATGACCGCGAGCTGCCCGAGCGGCAGCGCACCACGCTCTACTAG
- a CDS encoding glutamine--tRNA ligase/YqeY domain fusion protein: MSHDNKPTDSNPAASNFLRSIIDQDLAAGTYAGRQDKQGEPLPTVITRFPPEPNGYLHIGHAKSICLNFGLARDYGGRCHLRFDDTNPVKEDTEYVESIIDAVHWLGFSWDSEGKDGQKQPHLYYASDYFDQLYAFAETLIERGAAYVDSQSAEQIAASRGNFSEPGKPSPFRDRSVEENLQLFRDMRAGKYADGEHVLRAKIDMAAPNIVMRDPVLYRIRHAHHHRTGDKWCIYPMYDFTHCISDALENITHSLCTLEFENNRPLYDWVLEHLRDSGVFRDPLPHQYEFARLNLTYAITSKRKLKQLVDEQRVDGWDDPRMPTLVGVRRRGYTPESIQLFCDRVGVAKADSWIDMSTLEGSVRDDLDGRAARGVAVLDPLKLIIDNYPEGQSEECSAPVHPKKPELGKRVFPLSRELWIEREDFNETPPKGYFRLFPGNKVRLKYGYVIECTGVDKDADGNVIAVHASYLPDTKSGTPGADSVKVKGVIHWVSAAHAYEAEVRLYDRLFNDPNPDAGGKNFLDALNPDSKQVITAYLEPGLREAQPEDRFQFERHGYFVADRSDSTPGKPVFNRIVGLKDSWGK; this comes from the coding sequence ATGAGCCACGACAACAAGCCTACCGACAGCAACCCCGCCGCCTCCAACTTCCTGCGCAGCATCATCGACCAGGATCTCGCCGCCGGCACCTACGCCGGCCGCCAGGACAAGCAGGGTGAGCCGCTGCCGACCGTCATCACCCGCTTCCCGCCGGAGCCCAACGGCTATCTGCATATCGGCCACGCCAAGAGCATCTGCCTGAACTTCGGGCTGGCGCGCGACTACGGTGGCCGCTGCCACCTGCGCTTCGACGACACCAACCCGGTCAAGGAAGACACCGAATACGTCGAGTCCATCATCGACGCCGTGCACTGGCTCGGCTTCTCCTGGGACAGCGAAGGCAAGGACGGCCAGAAGCAGCCGCACCTGTACTACGCCAGCGATTACTTCGACCAGCTCTACGCCTTTGCCGAAACCCTGATCGAGCGCGGTGCCGCCTACGTCGACAGCCAGTCGGCCGAGCAGATCGCCGCCAGCCGCGGCAATTTCTCCGAGCCGGGCAAGCCCTCGCCCTTCCGCGACCGCAGCGTCGAGGAAAACCTGCAGCTGTTCCGCGACATGCGCGCCGGCAAGTACGCCGACGGCGAGCACGTGCTGCGCGCGAAGATCGACATGGCCGCGCCCAACATCGTCATGCGCGACCCGGTGCTTTACCGCATCCGCCACGCGCATCACCACCGCACCGGCGACAAGTGGTGCATCTACCCGATGTACGACTTCACGCACTGCATCTCGGACGCGCTGGAGAACATCACGCACTCGCTGTGCACGCTGGAATTCGAGAACAACCGCCCGCTGTACGACTGGGTGCTGGAGCACCTGCGCGACAGCGGCGTGTTCCGCGACCCGCTGCCGCACCAGTATGAGTTCGCTCGGCTGAACCTGACCTACGCCATTACCAGCAAGCGCAAGCTCAAGCAGCTGGTCGACGAACAGCGCGTCGACGGCTGGGACGATCCGCGCATGCCGACGCTGGTGGGCGTGCGCCGCCGCGGCTACACCCCGGAATCGATCCAGCTGTTCTGTGATCGCGTCGGCGTGGCCAAGGCCGACAGCTGGATCGATATGAGCACGCTCGAAGGCTCGGTGCGCGACGACCTCGACGGCCGCGCCGCCCGTGGCGTTGCCGTGCTGGACCCGCTGAAGCTGATCATCGACAACTACCCCGAAGGGCAGAGCGAGGAATGCTCGGCGCCGGTCCACCCCAAGAAGCCGGAACTGGGCAAGCGGGTATTCCCGCTGTCGCGCGAGCTGTGGATCGAGCGCGAGGACTTCAACGAGACCCCGCCCAAGGGCTACTTCCGCCTGTTCCCCGGCAACAAGGTGCGCCTGAAGTACGGCTACGTGATCGAGTGCACCGGCGTGGACAAGGACGCCGACGGCAACGTGATCGCGGTGCACGCCAGCTACCTGCCCGACACCAAGAGCGGCACGCCGGGCGCCGACAGCGTCAAGGTCAAGGGCGTGATCCACTGGGTCAGCGCGGCGCATGCGTATGAGGCCGAGGTGCGCCTGTACGACCGGCTCTTCAACGACCCCAACCCGGATGCCGGCGGCAAGAACTTCCTCGATGCGCTCAACCCGGATTCCAAGCAGGTGATCACCGCCTACCTGGAGCCGGGCCTGCGCGAGGCGCAGCCGGAAGACCGCTTCCAGTTCGAGCGCCATGGCTACTTTGTCGCCGACCGCAGCGATTCGACGCCGGGCAAGCCGGTGTTCAACCGCATCGTCGGCCTCAAAGACAGCTGGGGCAAGTGA
- a CDS encoding CoA transferase produces MNAPTAAAQVPPMPLDVVGALWRDAGLPPQALGQLRLNGAEPVLPSSFAVGTAAQASVAASALAAATLWQGRSGRWQQVSVDMRHAITEFRSERYLRVDGGPAPELWDKIAGIYRCGDGRWVRLHTNFPHHRDGVLRLLGCAYDKDAVQAALEKWEAEAFETAASDAGLVVAALRSFDEWDRHAQAAALRGLPPVTLERIGDAPPQPLPAPVSAGAQPLSGVRVLDFTRIIAGPVAGRTLAAHGADVLLVTAPHLPSIAPLVIDTGRGKRSCQLDLRDADDKRTLHKLLHGADVLVQGYRPGGLDGLGAGPEAAARARPGIVYVSLSAYGHVGPWAPKRGFDSLVQTATGFNHAEAEAAGSDTPRPLPAQVLDHAAGYLLAFGAMAALHRRAVEGGSWHVRVSLAQVGQWLRGLGRVPDGLKAPEQKIDDVADLLEAVPSGFGMLTVVRHAAQLSETPARWALPSEPLGTHAPEWLPR; encoded by the coding sequence ATGAACGCCCCCACCGCCGCGGCACAAGTGCCGCCCATGCCCCTCGATGTCGTTGGCGCGCTGTGGCGCGATGCCGGCCTGCCCCCCCAGGCGCTAGGCCAGTTGCGCCTGAACGGCGCCGAGCCGGTGCTGCCTTCGAGCTTTGCCGTGGGCACCGCTGCGCAGGCCAGCGTGGCCGCGTCGGCGCTGGCCGCGGCCACGCTGTGGCAAGGCCGCAGCGGCCGCTGGCAGCAAGTCAGCGTCGACATGCGCCACGCCATCACCGAGTTCCGCAGCGAGCGCTACCTGCGCGTCGATGGCGGCCCGGCGCCGGAGCTGTGGGACAAGATCGCCGGCATCTACCGTTGCGGCGACGGCCGCTGGGTCCGCTTGCACACCAATTTCCCGCATCACCGCGACGGCGTGCTGCGCCTGCTGGGCTGCGCCTACGACAAGGACGCGGTGCAGGCGGCGCTGGAAAAATGGGAAGCCGAGGCGTTCGAAACGGCCGCGTCCGACGCCGGCCTGGTCGTGGCCGCGCTGCGCAGCTTCGACGAATGGGACCGCCATGCGCAAGCCGCGGCGCTGCGCGGCCTGCCGCCGGTGACGCTGGAGCGGATCGGCGATGCCCCGCCGCAGCCGCTGCCGGCGCCGGTGTCAGCGGGCGCGCAGCCGCTGTCGGGCGTGCGCGTGCTCGATTTCACCCGCATCATCGCCGGCCCCGTGGCGGGCCGCACGCTGGCCGCGCATGGCGCCGACGTGCTGCTGGTGACCGCGCCGCACCTGCCGTCGATCGCGCCGCTGGTGATCGACACCGGCCGCGGCAAGCGCAGCTGCCAGCTGGACCTGCGCGATGCCGACGACAAGCGCACGCTGCACAAGCTGCTGCATGGCGCCGACGTGCTGGTGCAAGGCTACCGTCCCGGCGGCCTGGACGGACTGGGCGCGGGCCCGGAAGCCGCGGCGCGCGCCCGTCCGGGCATCGTCTATGTGTCGCTGAGCGCGTATGGCCACGTGGGGCCATGGGCCCCCAAGCGCGGCTTCGATTCGCTGGTGCAGACCGCCACCGGCTTCAACCATGCCGAGGCGGAAGCCGCCGGCAGCGACACGCCGCGCCCGTTGCCGGCCCAGGTGCTGGACCATGCCGCGGGCTACCTGCTGGCGTTCGGCGCGATGGCCGCGCTGCACCGGCGCGCGGTGGAAGGCGGCAGCTGGCATGTGCGCGTGTCGCTGGCGCAGGTGGGGCAGTGGCTGCGCGGGCTGGGGCGCGTGCCCGACGGGCTCAAGGCGCCCGAGCAGAAGATCGACGACGTGGCCGACCTGCTCGAAGCGGTGCCGTCCGGCTTCGGCATGCTGACGGTGGTGCGCCACGCCGCGCAGCTGTCCGAGACGCCGGCGCGCTGGGCGCTGCCGTCCGAGCCGCTCGGCACGCATGCGCCGGAGTGGCTGCCGCGCTAG
- a CDS encoding PhzF family phenazine biosynthesis protein — MTPYAFRLLNVFAESTFGGNPLCVFEDARGMDAATMQALALQFNLSETTFILPSDQASARVRIFTTGYEMRFAGHPTLGTAHVVRELAGTGDALTLEFAAGVVPVTAQGDVWTFTAPHRGQPRTAPAGLSDADMASLLGLREHDLLRSAMWVDTGADQLLVPVRSTDAVRRASPDSARLAAWPQSSLGRKTAYVFAFDPERPGRVLSRYFFTKQGGGVAEDPGTGSACANLGGWLMATGSAQSAGLSEYVVDQGEAVGRPCRLRLAVDTDGAAGTIRVGGRVLEIGRGTVTV; from the coding sequence ATGACCCCCTACGCCTTCCGCCTGCTCAACGTCTTTGCCGAATCCACCTTCGGCGGCAATCCCCTGTGCGTGTTCGAGGACGCGCGCGGCATGGACGCTGCCACCATGCAGGCGCTGGCGCTGCAGTTCAACCTGTCGGAAACCACCTTTATCCTGCCGTCGGACCAGGCCAGCGCGCGGGTGCGCATCTTCACCACCGGCTATGAGATGCGCTTCGCCGGGCATCCGACGCTGGGCACCGCGCACGTGGTGCGCGAACTGGCCGGCACGGGCGATGCGCTGACGCTGGAGTTCGCCGCGGGCGTGGTGCCCGTGACCGCGCAGGGCGATGTCTGGACCTTCACCGCGCCCCACCGCGGCCAGCCCAGGACCGCGCCGGCCGGCCTCTCCGACGCCGACATGGCCAGCCTGCTGGGCCTGCGCGAACACGACCTGCTGAGGTCGGCCATGTGGGTCGACACCGGCGCCGACCAGTTGCTGGTGCCGGTGCGCAGCACCGATGCCGTGCGCCGCGCCAGCCCGGACAGCGCGCGCCTGGCGGCGTGGCCGCAAAGCAGCCTGGGCCGCAAGACCGCCTACGTCTTTGCCTTCGACCCCGAGCGGCCCGGCCGCGTGCTGTCGCGCTACTTCTTCACCAAGCAGGGCGGCGGCGTGGCCGAGGATCCGGGCACGGGCTCGGCCTGCGCCAACCTTGGCGGCTGGCTGATGGCCACCGGCAGCGCGCAGTCCGCCGGGCTTTCGGAATATGTCGTCGACCAGGGCGAGGCGGTCGGCCGCCCGTGCCGGCTGCGCCTGGCCGTCGACACGGATGGCGCCGCTGGCACGATCCGCGTGGGCGGCCGCGTGCTGGAAATTGGCCGGGGCACCGTGACCGTGTAA
- a CDS encoding YceI family protein, with amino-acid sequence MVLRALLLLAATGIAGAHAAPVEYTLDPAHTTVYFSASHFERSSVRGRFAKIDGRLSYDADSGAGALDVTVDLGSVDTGNRTLDGVLRSAQFFDIAEHPVARLRANQFLTEAGRLVAVEGELTLHGVTRPLRLMAERFRCGEVTLFGVRRQVCGGDFRAEVPRSAFGMTRFLPEVGDIVTLQVAVEASPAETAPR; translated from the coding sequence ATGGTCCTGCGCGCGCTGCTGCTCCTGGCCGCCACCGGCATCGCCGGCGCCCACGCGGCACCGGTCGAGTACACGCTGGACCCGGCCCATACCACCGTCTATTTCTCGGCCAGCCATTTCGAGCGCAGTTCGGTGCGCGGGCGCTTCGCCAAGATCGACGGGCGCCTGAGCTATGACGCCGACAGCGGCGCGGGCGCGCTCGACGTGACCGTCGACCTGGGCTCCGTCGACACCGGCAACCGCACGCTGGACGGCGTGCTGCGCTCGGCACAGTTCTTCGATATTGCCGAGCACCCGGTGGCGCGGCTGCGCGCCAACCAGTTCCTGACGGAAGCCGGCCGCCTGGTCGCCGTGGAAGGCGAACTGACGCTGCATGGCGTGACCCGGCCCTTGCGCCTGATGGCCGAGCGTTTCCGCTGCGGCGAGGTCACGCTGTTCGGCGTGCGGCGGCAGGTCTGCGGCGGCGACTTCCGCGCCGAAGTGCCGCGCAGTGCCTTCGGCATGACCCGCTTCCTGCCCGAAGTGGGCGACATCGTGACGCTGCAAGTGGCGGTCGAGGCATCGCCCGCCGAAACCGCTCCGCGCTAA
- a CDS encoding MAPEG family protein, whose translation MPIAFWCVLLAGVLPLATVAIAKASAPGYDNHDPRGWLERQSGRARRADLAHRNHFEAFPFFAAAVLSATYLQAPQARIDELAMAFIAVRVLYTLCYITDRATLRTLCWTIGYLTVVGIFLLPVLVH comes from the coding sequence ATGCCGATCGCTTTCTGGTGCGTGCTGCTGGCCGGCGTCCTGCCGCTGGCAACGGTGGCCATCGCCAAGGCCAGCGCGCCGGGCTACGACAACCATGACCCGCGCGGCTGGCTGGAACGGCAATCCGGCCGCGCGCGCCGCGCCGACCTGGCGCACCGCAACCATTTCGAGGCCTTCCCCTTCTTCGCCGCGGCGGTGCTCAGCGCCACCTACCTGCAGGCGCCGCAGGCCCGCATCGACGAACTGGCGATGGCCTTCATCGCGGTGCGCGTGCTCTACACCCTGTGCTACATCACCGACCGCGCCACCCTGCGCACGCTGTGCTGGACCATCGGCTACCTGACCGTGGTGGGGATCTTCCTGCTGCCGGTCCTGGTCCACTGA
- a CDS encoding RNA-binding S4 domain-containing protein, with product MAKPGKAAVQTITFPLEGEFIALNDLLKLAGVCDSGGAGKALVAAGEVSVDGAPESRKTAKIRAGQVVGLAGIEIRVVAA from the coding sequence ATGGCCAAACCTGGCAAGGCAGCGGTGCAGACCATCACCTTCCCGCTCGAGGGCGAGTTCATCGCCCTCAATGACCTGCTCAAGCTGGCGGGCGTGTGCGACAGCGGCGGCGCCGGCAAGGCGCTGGTCGCGGCCGGCGAGGTCTCGGTGGACGGCGCGCCCGAATCGCGCAAGACTGCGAAGATCCGCGCCGGCCAGGTGGTGGGCCTGGCGGGCATCGAGATCCGCGTGGTCGCCGCCTGA
- a CDS encoding YaeQ family protein, giving the protein MALKSTIFKAELSVSDMDRPYYGSHSLTIAQHPSENDARMMVRLLAFACEASETLAFTRGLDEPDEPDLWDKRLTGDIAHWVELGQPDEARLKRAAARAERVTVYTYNAASAREWWKGMAGKAGKLRNVTVYNVPAEAVDALAALAQRAMRLSVTIQDGDIWVADDDRNVQLTLEVLQRAQA; this is encoded by the coding sequence ATGGCGCTCAAATCCACCATCTTCAAGGCCGAACTGTCCGTGTCGGACATGGACCGGCCCTATTACGGCAGCCACAGCCTGACCATCGCCCAGCACCCGTCCGAGAACGACGCGCGCATGATGGTGCGCCTGCTGGCCTTTGCCTGCGAAGCCAGCGAGACCCTGGCCTTTACCCGCGGCCTGGACGAACCCGATGAGCCCGACCTGTGGGACAAGCGCCTGACCGGCGACATCGCCCATTGGGTCGAACTGGGCCAGCCCGACGAAGCCCGCCTGAAACGCGCCGCGGCCCGCGCCGAGCGCGTGACCGTCTACACCTACAATGCCGCGAGCGCGCGCGAGTGGTGGAAGGGCATGGCGGGCAAGGCCGGCAAGCTGCGCAACGTCACCGTCTACAATGTTCCGGCGGAGGCCGTCGACGCGCTGGCCGCACTGGCGCAGCGGGCCATGCGCCTGTCGGTCACCATCCAGGACGGCGATATCTGGGTGGCCGACGACGACCGCAACGTGCAACTGACGCTGGAAGTGCTCCAGCGCGCCCAAGCCTGA
- a CDS encoding gamma-glutamylcyclotransferase: MGITRQDLESDRLRTSLCSTPVASSLLPEAALEQSLADTLARRPDDPALGGDVWVFGYGSLIWNPMVVHTERQRATVHGYHRGFYLYSRINRGTWDNPGLVLGLDRGGCCHGMVFRVPSQVVEQEFRVLWRREMLTGAYHPRWLRIRVGTPGAPEQRALAFVMNRSHEAYAGRLPDASVVERLRHATGLYGPAREYLQQTLLGLATNGVDDPYLGRLWRQLQAGDAADADHAGRAAAHAPDDAPLPASPRETV; encoded by the coding sequence ATGGGCATCACGCGACAGGACCTCGAATCCGACCGGCTGCGCACCTCGCTGTGCAGCACCCCGGTTGCGTCCTCGCTGTTGCCCGAGGCCGCGCTGGAGCAGTCGCTGGCCGATACGCTGGCGCGCCGCCCCGACGATCCCGCGCTGGGCGGCGATGTCTGGGTGTTCGGCTACGGCTCGCTGATCTGGAACCCGATGGTGGTGCACACCGAGCGCCAGCGCGCCACGGTGCACGGCTACCACCGCGGCTTCTACCTCTATTCCCGCATCAACCGCGGCACCTGGGACAATCCCGGGCTGGTGCTGGGCCTGGACCGCGGCGGCTGCTGCCACGGCATGGTGTTCCGCGTGCCCAGCCAGGTAGTCGAGCAGGAGTTCCGCGTGCTGTGGCGCCGCGAGATGCTGACCGGCGCCTACCATCCCCGCTGGCTGCGCATCCGCGTCGGCACCCCCGGCGCGCCGGAGCAGCGCGCGCTGGCCTTCGTCATGAACCGTTCCCACGAGGCCTACGCCGGCCGCTTGCCGGACGCCAGCGTGGTGGAACGGCTGCGCCACGCCACCGGCCTCTACGGCCCGGCGCGCGAATACCTGCAGCAAACCCTGCTGGGACTGGCCACCAACGGCGTCGACGATCCCTACCTCGGCCGGCTCTGGCGCCAGCTGCAGGCGGGCGATGCCGCCGATGCCGACCATGCCGGCCGGGCCGCGGCCCACGCACCGGACGACGCCCCGCTGCCGGCCAGCCCTCGCGAAACCGTCTGA